The following are from one region of the Carassius auratus strain Wakin unplaced genomic scaffold, ASM336829v1 scaf_tig00020497, whole genome shotgun sequence genome:
- the LOC113076495 gene encoding serine/threonine-protein kinase Sgk1-like, whose amino-acid sequence MDFLRPEGSLSEADGAAAILPKVYSNPQPEESQSRVSVADFDYLKVIGTGSFGKVFLATQRENGRYYAVKVLKKHIILTRKEERNVMCEHRVLLKTLNHPFLVKLHFSFQTKDSLYLVLDYACGGELFYHLQREGVFGEPRARFYAAEMACALGYLHSLKIVYRDLKPENILLDSAGHVVLTDFGLCKEGMSRRGTTTTFCGTPEYLAPEVLLQKEYDRTVDWWGLGAVLHEMLYGLVNKPTELMLI is encoded by the exons ATGGATTTCTTGCGACCTGAGGGTAGTCTTTCTGAAGCTGATGGAGCAGCAGCTATTCTTCCTAAG gttTACAGTAATCCACAACCAGAGGAGTCACAGTCTCG GGTTTCTGTTGCTGATTTTGACTACTTGAAGGTGATCGGGACAGGAAGCTTTGGCAAG GTGTTCTTGGCCACACAAAGAGAGAATGGCAGATATTACGCAGTCAAAGTTCTAAAGAAACACATCATCTTAACAAGGAAGGAG GAAAGAAATGTCATGTGTGAGCACAGAGTGTTGTTAAAGACTCTTAATCATCCATTCCTGGTGAAGCTCCACTTCAGTTTTCAGACTAAGGACAGTCTCTATCTTGTGCTGGACTATGCATGTGGAGGAGAG CTCTTTTACCATTTGCAGAGAGAGGGGGTCTTTGGAGAACCCAGAGCCAGATTTTATGCTGCTGAGATGGCATGTGCTTTAGGATACTTACACTCCCTGAAGATTGTCTATAG GGACCTGAAACCAGAAAACATTCTGCTGGATTCTGCAGGTCATGTGGTTCTGACCGACTTCGGCTTGTGTAAGGAGGGAATGAGTAGACGTGGCACCACCACAACGTTTTGTGGAACGCCAGAGTACTTGGCACCTGAGGTTCTCCTGCAGAAGGAGTACGACAGGACTGTGGACTGGTGGGGTTTGGGAGCTGTCCTTCATGAAATGCTCTATGGCTTGGTAAACAAACCCACTGAATTAAtgctaatataa